The Eublepharis macularius isolate TG4126 chromosome 12, MPM_Emac_v1.0, whole genome shotgun sequence genomic sequence CGTTTTGGAGTGGATCCAGAAATCGGGAGCGTGTTCCGAGGCTCTGGCAGGCAAATGGTTCTCACAGCTGTCCCTGGGAATTGCCTACCTGCACAGCAAGGGTATCGTGCACCGGTAAGTAAGCGGGGGGCGGTGGACTGGAAGAAACTTCCAGAGACTGGCCAGGATATTAAGCATTTATTAGCAGAAACTTTCCTGGAGTTATTTtgttatttcattcattcattcatgcaacTTTTAGTCCACtcaccctgcaagtgggctctgAGTTGgtttacaacaataataaaattcaaaacatggtagcataatagtaaaatcacaataaatgtCGTTAAGACAGCAGTACATAAGTAACGCAACAACCCTCCAAGTTGCCGCTTGCtattccccttcccaaacccggGCTGAGACTGTGTGTTTGTCACACATGCATGCTCTGCAGAAATTCAGCAAGTAAAAAAATTTCCAGccagtggcaccctaaagactaacaaaattttattttggcataagcttttgtgagtcgtaGCTCACTGCTCAGGAGTACGAAGCCATCGTGCCAGTTTATATATGCAATAGCATGATCAGGGGAGGGGTGTAGAGAACTCATAACAAGATCCAATCCAGAGTAGAGTAGGTGTGAGACACTCCCAGTTGTTGCTAGATAATCAAAACAAGTGCAGGATAAAATAGGATAAGCAGATACAATAGGAATTTACAGAATATTGGTGAATAATTAGCTACCATGAGAGGTGGTACATGCAAGATATTTGCACCTATAATTAATTAaggagcaagattcgagtccagtagccccttaaaacCAGCAGGATTTCCAgcgtacaagcttttgagagtcaaagcgccctacttgtatctgatgaagggagctttgactcccccAAACCTataaccctggaaatcttgctggtttttaaggagctactggactcataCCATGTTCTACTGCCGAACaccacaactacccacctgaaactataatgAGTTAAGAATCCTGATTCCCTGTTAATCCCTGTTAATTGGTTAATGAATTCTAATCCAGCAATTTAGCTTGGATTCTTTCTGTGAAGGTCCTTGGTAAGGGAACTGTAACTTTTTAATCAGTGACAGGGTAAGATTAaactgttctcccactggttactGAACTTTGCAGTTTTAATGGCGGAGTTGTGTCCATTTATTGTCATGCATAAGGACTGATCTGTGGAGAGCAGAAGGGGCAATACTGTCACATGATGATCTCTGTTGTGTTGGACAGCAAGAAAGCAGTTAAGCCAGAGACAGTTTAGCTCATGTTGTCGGTTCCAGTGATTCGAGATGCTTGTGCAATAAACGAGGGCAAGGTTGGCATTCGGTCTGGTTCCTGAGTTTGTGTCCCCATTAGGTGGTGCGCTGCTGTCAGTGGAAAGTTGGTTTAGGTTAGGGGCctgtcagtagggttgccagcatccaggtgtggcctggaggtctctttgaattacaactgatcagttcccctggagaaatgtcCACTTTGGGGGGTAAACTGTATGGCCTCTCTCcgctccccaaaccttgccttcctctggcttcagccctaaatctccaggaatgtcccgaTCTgcggctggcaatcctagctatctgtgggcaagaaaaggccttctgagtagggttgccatctcctggatgggaaattcctggagatttgggggtggagcttggagagggtggggtttggggaagggagggcctcaacagggtataaagctaaccgccaaagcagccatttctcgaGCAGTCCCTATCCAGGTCAGGCGGTACGTTATTAATGGTGTGTTGAGCAGTACGTGAAAAGGCCAAGGTGGGAAAAGCTGCATTTATTGGATTTCTTCTGCTCGAACAGCTATTAAAAGCAGAGGCCACCCTGTCTCTAAGGAAGGTCTCGGACTTGTTCCGAAACCAGAACTGTGCTGTCATCTATTGATCCCGCACTCCAGGCTTTCGGACCAAGGGTTTTCCCTTCTGCATGAGGTGTGCCTAagcttgccaactctggactgggaaatacctggagatttggaggtgaaacctggagaggaTGGGATTTGTAGATGGGAAGGGTCACAGCAGGACACGCGActgtagaatccaccctccaaagcagccatttctcgaggggaaccgatctctgtcatttggtgaTCCGTTGTTAATTCTGGGAGCTTTGCAGGCTCCACTGGGAGGCAATGCCTCTTCCCCTAGATCTGTGCCACCACGTGCCTTCAGGCcaactcttcctttcttcttggtCCCTGACAGGGACCTCAAACTGGAGAACCTCCTCCTTGACAAGCGCGAGAATATCAAAATCTCCGATTTCGGCTTCTCCAAGATGGTCACCCCCCAGACGCAGCCGCCGCCAACCCCTTCCTACCGCATGATGAGCTGCTTCTCCCATCTGAGCCAGACGTACTGCGGGAGTTTTGCCTATGCCTGCCCGGAAATCTTGCTGGGGCTGCCCTACAATCCTTTCCTCTCAGATATCTGGAGCATGGGCGTCATTCTCTACACGCTGATGGTGGCTCACCTGCCCTTCGACGACACCAACCTTAAGAAGCTGCTGCGGGAGACCCAGAAAGAAGTGACCTTTCCCAGCCATCTCCAGATCTCCGACGATGTCAAGGTGAGGATGGGTGGCtgctacggttgccaacctccaggcggggcctggtgtcctcccagaattacaactgatctccagttcccctggagaaaatggctggtgtggagggtggactctatagcattatgccctgctaaggtctctcccctctccaatcgACCCTCCGCAtgtccacccctaaatctccaggaatttctcaacccatggttggcaaccctagttgccctACTTTCTAGCACCCCTTGCTTTGTACCACTCTTGGGTCCAAAGGGTGagttcctccttccctttcttgtcCTCCTTTACATGGCAGGCCAAAATTCAAGAGGCTGCAGGCACTCCTCCACATCTGggatgtagcagtagaaaagagcaagagtccagtcgcacctataaggctaacaaaatttgtggtagggtgtgagctttcgtgagtcgcagctcacttcttcagatacctatcttgatctacatCTGGAATGATCAGCAAAGGTTCCTGGTGGGATTAAGACCCAGTCCCTTTCTAACTGGCCTGGTTAGCTAAGCCCCGTCTCCATCCTTCCCAAGCTTCCTCAATCTGCAGCAGTGGGAAGCCAGAGAAGGAAAGGTCCCTCCCAGCTGCTCTGACTGAAAAGAGTGCCAGCCTCTTCTAAGTGCTGCCCTATGCAGCAGCCTTCTTGCTAGGCCAGCCCTCTGCTGAGCACACCTGCCACAGCCGCTCCGACCTACATCAAGCCCTGAGGCTGTATCGAGGGGGTGGCAGGGATGCCAGTTACATCTCAGCTGATCTCTGGAATCCTCCCAGCAAGGGCGATATTCCTCTGCTGCCGGTCGGTCTGCCTGAATCGTGCTGCATTTCCTTCAGAagctcccttctccttaagcccctggtttgggggggccagAGACCTGGAGGGAGCCAACAACCCAACTTTCTACCAGCAGCCACTTGGAACGGCTGTTtagaatatttttatcctgccttttcctccaTGGACCTCAGAGCAATGTACAGAACCCGTCCTTCCTCATTTGGTCCTAacaataaccctgcaaggtaggctaagCTGAAAGAGAGACTCATGGCTCAAGGTCACCAGCATTAGGACAGAggaggatttgaactggggtcttttaaccactgcactacactaaGCATAGATGCttcatggtggggaggggggagtattgAAGAACTTCCAGCCACCGCAGCCACACCCAAGCCCCTTGCATTCGCCCAAGTGGTTGCTTATTGCAGGGAGTCTGGAAGCCCAAGATCAGGGTCTCTTCTAATGTCAGCATTGAATTTGAACCCCTGCCCACAGAGCCCCGTCCACAGAGCTTGTTCTACACAGTTGAGGAGGTCACATACCGCTGCAGCTGTGTAGAAGGATTTTGTGCATTTGCCTGCCAGGAGGATGGCTTGTATTGGGGGGGACTTCAAAGGCAGAGGAAATTTGGaagcccacccccaaaagttGGGTAACCCTGCTCTAAATCTTAACTTTGCTTCTTGGCTGTCTTTCCTTACCCCTTCCTGCCCACTCCAAGTGTGAATTGAGCTAAATTATTAGTCTTGAGGGTGCTTAATTTGCACAAGCCATGTTCTCAAACATCTTTATGTTGGTCTGGAGTCAACTTGTAGAGAGCGGATTAGCAAAAGGAAATCCGAGAATATCCTAGACTTAGAGTAGGTTCTGTTGAtggattcaggtgggtagctatgtcggtctgtagtagaagagcaaggcttaggtctggtagcaccttaaagaccaacgagatttccagggttgGAGCCTTAGAGAACAagaagcaggggaacaaaatagaggggttaagtaacaagcTAAAAATATATtcgaaaatatttattataaatatgcacaaatgtagattaaaagcaagtttaaaacataaggcctaaatagcaggctacatgtatatgctaaacttgctaaaacatctcaaggtacagatgatggtacagtgcaatgaccaacacaaatagaccaaggtacagtacaaaacCGGATgtgtttcggccctaaggccttcctcagtggtcaattgtaaacaatttataatcaaacacacccacatatatagaaaccaatcacaaaatgctcccggtgttttatctagagctctaatattgtgtgataaaatacaattcttgcagtagacccaggactgcattcacacaacgctctttatttattgttgtactcCGAGTCTTGATTTCCAATGTATaagggtgtgttacatcaatctgcagtaaagacagaatggccttagggccgaaacacgtctgtttttttttttttactgtaccttggtctatttgtgttggtcattgcactgtaccatcatctgtaccttgagatgttttagcatatacatgtagcctgccattcaggccttatgttttaaacttgtttttaatctacatttgtgcacatttataataaatattttctaatatattttaggttgttacttaacccctctattttgttcccctaggagcttttgagagacagagctcccttcgtcaggtgacaaagggagctctgatatgcaaaagctcataccctagttGGCCTTTAAAGGTGTCACTGGACACGAATCTTGCCCTTCTATTAATGGTGAAGAAGATAGGGTGCAAATGATAAACAGTGAAGGAAAGAGATTTAACACCCCTCCACCTTTGTTCCGCAATTCTAGGATCTGGTGCACCGCATCCTTCGCCCGGCTTCCAAGCGGCTCAACATTCTGGATGTGTTAAAGACTGCTTGGGTGCTGAAGTACCTTGCCGAGAAGCCCACCAACGAGCTCAAAGCCCTGGAGGCCATCTGTGGCCCCCGGCCAGCAGAAGCAACAGCGGCAACCAGGGCTGCCACCCCCAGCACCAAGTCCCGCTCCTTGACCTTCATCCCTGACAAAAAGAGGGGTGCCAGCCGCACTCGTAGTACCGGCCAGTTGAAGGGGACCAAGAACCCGGAGAAAACCAGTTGAGGGGCCTATTAAAAAGGAGAGACTCTGTCAGAGAAACCCCCCTGTGCCATGCGAACTCCTAAGCAGAAGCCCTTCCTTGATGGGATGGCTgtggttatgggggggggggcaggtggcaggggaaaaaCACCAGCTGGAAGGCAGGGAGCTCCCAGGGGCACCACTGTTCACGCATCCTCCTCTTTAAAGAGAAGGTGAGAACTTGATCTGGAAGGTAACATTTCATGTTTGACAGAAGACATTTGAACGCTGAAGGTGGAAAGAGACAAGTTTGGGAGGGTACCAAAGTCCACGCCATCTTTCCTGTGGCCTTTTTCATTCAGTCTGTGACAAAATCCCAGAACGGATAATGTAGGAGGCATTTTTTGGTGAAAAGTTGGCAACCCCTTTTTGCTGTTTATTTTATGTATGCTCGTGTCAAAAATGCTACTGtccaagtaatttttttttactgtgaaatttaaaaa encodes the following:
- the TSSK4 gene encoding testis-specific serine/threonine-protein kinase 4, yielding MVEHTTSTPYISVMDQYGYQIGKVIGHGSYGTVYEAYFAKQKTMVAIKIISKKKASEDYLTKFLPREIQVMKSLRHKYLISFYQAIETTSRHYIIMELAPCGDVLEWIQKSGACSEALAGKWFSQLSLGIAYLHSKGIVHRDLKLENLLLDKRENIKISDFGFSKMVTPQTQPPPTPSYRMMSCFSHLSQTYCGSFAYACPEILLGLPYNPFLSDIWSMGVILYTLMVAHLPFDDTNLKKLLRETQKEVTFPSHLQISDDVKDLVHRILRPASKRLNILDVLKTAWVLKYLAEKPTNELKALEAICGPRPAEATAATRAATPSTKSRSLTFIPDKKRGASRTRSTGQLKGTKNPEKTS